In Microbulbifer celer, a single window of DNA contains:
- a CDS encoding NUDIX hydrolase, with translation MGFDDTYKLSAHAVICNDASEVLQVRATYADKTWGLPGGALDIGETVHEALHRECREELGRDVIIDYLSGVYYHRVYNSHVFIFRAHFLSDGDIVLSPEHSEFAYFSLDDLSPVQRVRVQHCLQFNGEVQSAKF, from the coding sequence ATGGGATTTGACGATACCTATAAATTGAGCGCGCACGCGGTGATCTGTAACGATGCCAGCGAAGTTCTGCAGGTTCGCGCCACTTACGCGGATAAAACCTGGGGGCTGCCTGGCGGTGCACTGGATATCGGTGAAACCGTGCACGAGGCCCTTCACCGGGAGTGTCGGGAAGAGCTGGGCCGGGATGTCATTATTGACTACCTCAGTGGCGTCTATTACCACCGTGTATACAACTCCCATGTTTTTATCTTCCGCGCACATTTCCTTAGCGATGGGGATATTGTTCTGTCGCCGGAACATTCCGAGTTCGCATACTTCTCCCTGGATGATCTCAGTCCGGTGCAACGGGTGCGGGTGCAGCACTGTTTGCAGTTCAATGGCGAAGTTCAGAGCGCAAAGTTCTGA
- a CDS encoding phospholipase A, whose product MLFSLNRLSRPDSLTSLLFICCFGLTDVAVASADVSEPVEPDPAQQAESMDDRLRSEEQRQQNCLREQMLTAPADITLEEMRIHCQLQEIRGPEAQQETPAFATAPDPESPQDTLVSERTQAIREAANNPFTLASHKTNYLLPVTYNPSPNKGGLEDYDVDDQVDLDSIEVQFQLSVQVPIWRGFLGKASFMSVAYTNRSFWQAYNSDNSSPFRETNHEPELIMTWLNDWSPFGWQNVANQVAFNHQSNGRSEPLSRSWNRIYANFVFEKDQYYFALKPWYRIPEDREDDDNPDIEYYLGHFEFTGGMNAGEHNVSMMLRNNLRSENKGAVELRWSFPMGSRVRGYIKYFNGYGESLIDYDESVQTLGIGFELARGVGS is encoded by the coding sequence GTGTTGTTTAGTCTGAATCGCCTTTCTCGACCTGATTCCCTGACTTCCCTGTTATTTATCTGCTGCTTTGGGCTTACCGACGTCGCGGTGGCATCCGCGGATGTGTCCGAACCTGTGGAGCCGGATCCCGCCCAGCAGGCCGAGTCGATGGATGACCGTCTGCGTAGTGAGGAACAGCGACAGCAGAATTGCCTGCGAGAACAGATGTTGACTGCACCGGCGGACATCACTCTGGAAGAAATGCGCATCCACTGTCAGCTGCAGGAGATTCGCGGGCCTGAAGCCCAGCAGGAGACGCCGGCATTTGCCACCGCGCCGGACCCCGAGTCCCCACAGGATACGCTGGTCAGTGAACGTACCCAGGCGATCCGCGAGGCCGCCAACAATCCATTTACCCTGGCGTCGCACAAAACCAATTACCTGCTTCCCGTGACCTATAATCCCTCACCCAATAAAGGGGGGCTGGAGGATTACGACGTCGACGATCAGGTCGATCTGGATTCCATCGAAGTGCAGTTCCAGCTTTCTGTGCAGGTCCCCATCTGGCGCGGCTTCCTCGGCAAGGCATCCTTTATGAGTGTCGCCTATACCAACCGCTCTTTCTGGCAAGCATACAATTCCGATAATTCCTCGCCCTTTCGAGAAACCAACCACGAGCCGGAGTTGATCATGACCTGGCTCAACGACTGGTCTCCGTTCGGCTGGCAGAACGTGGCCAATCAGGTGGCGTTCAATCATCAATCCAACGGCCGCAGTGAGCCGCTATCCCGGAGCTGGAACCGAATCTACGCCAATTTTGTGTTCGAGAAGGACCAGTACTACTTTGCGCTGAAGCCCTGGTACCGCATCCCGGAAGATCGCGAGGACGACGACAATCCCGATATCGAATATTACCTGGGCCATTTCGAGTTCACCGGTGGTATGAACGCGGGTGAGCACAATGTGTCGATGATGCTGCGCAACAACCTGCGCTCGGAGAACAAGGGGGCGGTGGAACTGCGTTGGAGCTTTCCCATGGGAAGCCGGGTGCGTGGTTACATCAAGTACTTTAATGGCTACGGCGAAAGCCTGATCGACTACGATGAATCTGTGCAGACCCTGGGCATTGGATTTGAGCTGGCGCGCGGGGTCGGGAGCTGA